The sequence below is a genomic window from Lolium perenne isolate Kyuss_39 chromosome 4, Kyuss_2.0, whole genome shotgun sequence.
TAAAACAGCCTAGAGTCAGGAACTGAGGTGGCATGGCTATTCCCAGGACTAGCTCGTTGTCATGCTAGCTAATTATTGATTCATTGCAGACAACAGCCAATATACGAGTTACTATGTTTAGGCAAACGTCTAGGTACCAGTATATATTTTTCCACCTAATGGAACAGAGGCTCCTATGCTAGCTCTTCATTTGGGACAGCATGCACTGCTCTACTGTTTTCTCATTCACGAGAAAATAACTTCATGAATCACCTAGTTGACTAACGTGTTGTGAACTGTCTACAAATCACAAGCTATATACCTATCTCTCCAGTCTGTATGCAATATGCTTGCTTCAAAATACTGCTTCTGATAACAGAAGTTATTTAATTCCTTTTTTTGGTTTCAGTTTACATTCACAAATACCATCCTTCCGGAATATCTTAGCTAAGATAAATATAACCAGCATTCATTCAACATAGCTGTATAGAAGTCATGACTCATGAATTGCATAACAAGGTGTAGATAACATATAATGTATTTGCATAACACAATTTACAAGCATATACTTATGGACGAAGAGACATGTATTTATTCAATATTGTGTGTGTGAGAGAATATATGGAATTTTATAGTTTAACTAAGCCGTGGGGTAGGAAGGCTCCATGGCAAGGCCACACATGCCCTTCTTGTCAGCAATATCCTTTTCCATTCTTAGAAATCCATTCTCTCCCCATGTTGTGCCCCAAgaattcttgagcaaccaatactTTGTACCATCACTGGTCGTTCCGTAACCGATGGCTGCAATACCATGGTCCAAATCAGTACCACATGAACCGGTCATCACACCACCGGAATAGAATTGGAAAGTCATGTCGCCTCCGTCCACAGCTACTGACACAGGTTGGCTTGCGACTGCCTTCATGAGGGCACCCTCATCATTGCTAGGCACATCCTCGTAGCTCTTAATTGTTGCGGCACTACTAGACCCACTCTTGCACTTGCCGTCTGCTGCGGAATATGGATAGCTAGATTCCTTAGTGAGGCCTCCATTCTTGATAATGAACTTGAATGCGTCATCCATGAGACCACCCTCACATCCTTGGTCCTCACCGTGGACATCACAATCCACTAACTCTTGCTCCGAGAGCGAGATAAGATCGCCAGTGCTTAGCTTGACAATGCCTTCTG
It includes:
- the LOC127294083 gene encoding senescence-specific cysteine protease SAG39 — encoded protein: MAIPRATLLALLGCLCFFSSVLAARELNDDLSMVARHEDWMAKYDRVYKDAGEKAQRFEVFKTNARFIESFNTRGHKFWLSINQFADITNDEFRETKTNKGFIPNKVKVPTEFRYENVSLDTLPAMVDWRTKGAVTPIKDQGQCGCCWAFSAVAATEGIVKLSTGDLISLSEQELVDCDVHGEDQGCEGGLMDDAFKFIIKNGGLTKESSYPYSAADGKCKSGSSSAATIKSYEDVPSNDEGALMKAVASQPVSVAVDGGDMTFQFYSGGVMTGSCGTDLDHGIAAIGYGTTSDGTKYWLLKNSWGTTWGENGFLRMEKDIADKKGMCGLAMEPSYPTA